In the Phaeobacter piscinae genome, GGCGGATTTATGCGCCTCCTGCCAGGCCCGCGGATCCTTCAGGAATGTCTCCACCTCATCCAGCGTTTCGGCGCTAAAGCTCTTCTGCGCCTTGGCTTCAGCCAGGACATCCCACCAGGTGCACAGGTAATGCAGCTCAACACCGTGGTCGCCGAGGCGCTGGGTGGTTTCGGGGAAGATGTCGTAATAGAAAATCACCGCGGTATGCCCACAGGTGGCGCCGGTCTCGCGGATCGCATCGACAAAGGACAGTTTGGAGCCACCGTCGGTGGTCATGTCCTCCACCAGCAGCACCCGCTGGTCCTCGGTCATCACCCCTTCGATGCGGGCATTGCGGCCATAGCCTTTGGGTTTTTTGCGCACATAGGTCATCGGCAGCGCCATGCGTTCCGCCACCAATGCGCCAAAGGGGATGCCGGCCGTTTCACCGCCCGCGATATTGTCAAACGCCTCAAAACCGGCATTGCGCATCACCGTGACCGTGAGGAAATCCATCAGCGTCGTGCGGATCCGCGGAAAGGAGATCAGCTTGCGGCAGTCGATATAGCTCGGCGAGGGCAGGCCGGAGGCCAGCGTATACGGCGTGTCGGTGTTGAAATTCACCGCGCCGATCTCCAGCAACATGCGGGCAGAGAGGCGGGCGATTTCTTCGCGGGAGGGGTAGGAGGAGGGGATCATTCTATCATCCTTTTGGTCGGCGCGAGACGCCGGTGGCAGAAGCCTCCGGCGGGGATATTTGGGGCCAGAAGATCAGGCGACCTTCCAGAACACATCAAAACCGGGATCAAAGACGGTAACCGGGCCTTCCTCGGTGCTGACCTGCTCGGGGAAGATGACCGGGCTATCCTGTTTTTCCATCGTCAGGCGCGCGCTGTTCACCGGCAGGCGGTAGAAGGCGGGGCCATTCTCAGAGGCAAAACCTGCCAGCTTGTCCAGCGCGCCGTCTTCTTCAAACACATGCGCCAGCAGCGGCATGGTGTTGGGGGCGGTGAAACAGCCGGCACAGCCGCAGGCGCTGAGTTTGTTGGGATCGGTGTGGGGCGCCGAATCCGTGCCAAGGAAGAACCGCTTGTCGCCAGAGGTCGCAGCGGCGCGCAGGGCCAGACGGTGCTCCTCGCGTTTGGCCACAGGCAGGCAATAATAATGCGGCTTGATGCCGCCAGCCAGAATGTGGTTGCGGTTGATGATCAGGTGATGCGTGGTGATTGTCGCGCCAAGGTCCTGGTCCTGGCTGGTCACATAATCGGCAGCGTTCTTGGTGGTGATATGTTCCATCACCACACGCAGACCGGGGGTGGCGCGACGGATCGGATCCAGCACCCGGTCGATAAACACCGCCTCGCGGTCGAAGATGTCGATGTCGTGGTCCGTCACCTCACCGTGGGTGCAGAGCGGCAGGCCGATCTCGGCCATGGTCTCCAGCACGCCGCGCACCTTGTCGAAATCACTGACGCCAGAGGCGGAATTGGTGGTCGCCCCGGCCGGGTAGAGCTTCACGGCCTTGATCAACCCGCTGGCATGGGCAGCGGCCACATCCGCCGGATCTGTGTCCTCAGTCAGGTAGAGCGTCATCAGCGGCTCAAACGTCATGCCATCGGGCAGGGCGGCCAGAATGCGGTCGCGGTAGGCTGCGGCCTGTTCCCCTGTCACCACCGGCGGCACCAGATTCGGCATGATGATTGCGCGGGCAAAATCGCGGGCAGTTTCAGGCAGAACGGCTGTCAGCATTGCGCCGTCGCGCAGATGCAGATGCCAGTCATCGGGGCGGGGGATGGTGAGCTGAACGGTCATGGCGCCCGCCTAGCACAGGGGCGCGCGCAGGGGAAGCAACGGCATCACCTGCGACAGCGATTGGCGGGACCGGCTTATGCACCGGGCGCCGCCGGGCTGCCCTTACCGTTCAGGGGGCAGTTTGATCTGGCCGTCTGCGGCGCTTTTGCGCAATGCCTCCAGACGGCGGCGGAAGCGGGGCGCGCGCAGCCTGCTGGTCACATTGCGGCACAGCAGCGCCATCAGATAGGGGCGTTCATCCTGTTCCAGACGGGCCATCAACTTGCGCAGGTAGGGGCCATTGCTGCGGCGGGCCCGGTAGAGCTTGTAAAACTGCCGCTCGGTCAGCCGGTCCGCCCCAGCCAGAGCGAGGATATTATAGAGGATTTCCATCTCAATCAGCCGCGTCTGAACGGTGTCGCCCAGATGCGGCGTGCGCAGCCGCAGCACATTCTTGCGCGCAAACAGGGCGGCATGCATCGAATCCAGCCGCTCACGCGGGTCATAGATGACAAAACCCTGCTTGGCCGCATCCATCATATCCGGGGCAAAGCCGTAGCGGTCGGTGAAGTCAACGCGGCGCATCTCGCTGAACCGATCGTCCCAATCAGTGAGACGCGGATCCAGCGTTGCCTGTGG is a window encoding:
- the pyrC gene encoding dihydroorotase is translated as MTVQLTIPRPDDWHLHLRDGAMLTAVLPETARDFARAIIMPNLVPPVVTGEQAAAYRDRILAALPDGMTFEPLMTLYLTEDTDPADVAAAHASGLIKAVKLYPAGATTNSASGVSDFDKVRGVLETMAEIGLPLCTHGEVTDHDIDIFDREAVFIDRVLDPIRRATPGLRVVMEHITTKNAADYVTSQDQDLGATITTHHLIINRNHILAGGIKPHYYCLPVAKREEHRLALRAAATSGDKRFFLGTDSAPHTDPNKLSACGCAGCFTAPNTMPLLAHVFEEDGALDKLAGFASENGPAFYRLPVNSARLTMEKQDSPVIFPEQVSTEEGPVTVFDPGFDVFWKVA
- a CDS encoding orotate phosphoribosyltransferase, encoding MIPSSYPSREEIARLSARMLLEIGAVNFNTDTPYTLASGLPSPSYIDCRKLISFPRIRTTLMDFLTVTVMRNAGFEAFDNIAGGETAGIPFGALVAERMALPMTYVRKKPKGYGRNARIEGVMTEDQRVLLVEDMTTDGGSKLSFVDAIRETGATCGHTAVIFYYDIFPETTQRLGDHGVELHYLCTWWDVLAEAKAQKSFSAETLDEVETFLKDPRAWQEAHKSA